The proteins below come from a single Desulfobacterales bacterium genomic window:
- the purQ gene encoding phosphoribosylformylglycinamidine synthase I has product MNVKALILTGYGLNCDNETAYAFELASAKPSKVHISSLINGDVKISDFQIMAFVGGFSWGDDHGAGVVQAVRLKTKIGHKIQEFIEKGNLIIGICNGFQTLVNMGILPASDGDYTKRSVALTFNDKGNFIDTWVSLKVNKNSNCIYTKNLDVIELPVRHGEGKFYADTSVIDNLLENNQVVLQYAQVDGTLAKGNYPYNPNGSVYDIAGICDKTGRIFGLMPHPEAFIHPTNHPNWNRYKSMLSSEGKNINDLPVHGIQIFKNAVSYFTS; this is encoded by the coding sequence ATGAATGTAAAAGCTTTAATTTTAACAGGATATGGATTAAATTGTGATAATGAAACAGCTTATGCATTTGAACTTGCTTCGGCAAAACCTTCAAAAGTGCATATTTCTTCCCTTATAAATGGAGATGTAAAAATAAGCGATTTTCAAATTATGGCATTTGTAGGAGGTTTTAGCTGGGGAGATGATCATGGTGCAGGAGTTGTTCAGGCTGTCCGTTTAAAAACAAAAATTGGTCATAAAATTCAAGAATTTATAGAAAAAGGAAATCTTATTATTGGAATATGTAATGGGTTTCAAACGCTCGTTAATATGGGAATTTTGCCAGCATCTGACGGAGATTATACTAAAAGGTCAGTAGCATTAACATTTAATGATAAAGGCAATTTTATTGATACATGGGTATCCCTTAAAGTTAATAAAAATTCTAATTGTATTTATACTAAAAACCTTGATGTTATTGAACTTCCAGTAAGACACGGTGAGGGTAAATTCTATGCAGATACATCCGTTATTGATAATTTATTAGAAAATAATCAAGTAGTTCTTCAATATGCTCAAGTTGACGGGACTTTAGCAAAAGGAAACTATCCTTATAATCCTAATGGTTCAGTTTATGATATAGCTGGAATTTGTGATAAAACAGGTCGTATTTTCGGGCTTATGCCCCATCCTGAAGCATTTATTCATCCGACAAATCATCCTAATTGGAATCGCTATAAAAGTATGCTTTCCAGTGAAGGAAAAAATATAAATGATCTGCCAGTTCATGGAATACAAATTTTTAAAAATGCTGTAAGCTATTTTACTTCTTAA